In Drosophila simulans strain w501 chromosome X, Prin_Dsim_3.1, whole genome shotgun sequence, one DNA window encodes the following:
- the LOC6740169 gene encoding nuclear pore complex protein Nup153 isoform X5 — MEDAQEQRESSQAELAKKHPLTPLKELPEESEEEEEEDESSAGAQRETDSNNSIMGKMKKRVSSILPASLSGWFSPSSKDGNDALSSPANLRQSQPRQSNGRSTTKRKRGRRRIMLAEADADAADDLDDGSDAKGLNYEEVALADNIAEHDLAAEDEQTRRSEYNVFLLRKRAGAVAAAGGDEDEAEEDELEEDDEEGDEEDDDEEQENLQQSARVQTKRRRLELETPVNLPNMRRLPLLSSTPAAPLAAATSSSSSSTSQMYKSVSQLAPHRRNHLNLYGNQRQREPAYNFFTGNEAAEGSTGDLPHSIRRSLNIPFGGSSTSSSYNNSLSSLPNHKRPPLIGKRTHRRDLTMDETGTGPDMSSEEHLNHLLGISRTNNNTSNNNNNNNNNVIKTKTRRSELSAAAGGGGDSQSESDLNECHDNGEGHEGLRRSHYNSNSNLEFYGNLQSSKSIFNRSNAAAQQSHRNSTWSLNSLTQRRRFNASIYGSTSALSDSRLLSGSASNSGSASASSSPFYQGRTTFGGYSGNNRLFSRTNLSSSAASSIMGLNSAGSSPAHPLHASMSGGIGYGIKAVDMRPSDSGNLAATSVGQGGSKKPSTGLSNTTMRILNLLESYSTPLIDAKRMGSSIKEHQSSRQQRLGTSATPYLRSTSASSNAPVPNHINELAELRSNKLLVPTMQQLLERRRLHRVTQNSRDVVHSRNVRAGGENNEEKPKQAAPYVAPIDQSSNHTHHTNKMRSRLSHQTRNKEPRAAEEEAPPPLELPQISFPEMASAPKFDLIIKPTVPVVSKPSTTDPIPSSNASNSKQMPNFLANPQPAAPIVNFAANGNVPAISEPTRRTFTFSEPIPLSNFRENCILKTKINRNFTFPSPASLDDLRTTNEQSQPTINGTPSSKEWECDTCMVRNKPEVNKCVACETAKPVASAATAQAPSAPPTAAIETQSFGGFGDRFKKSTTDWECDACMLSNKAEASKCIACETPRKTVAPKVNNFSPLITNAKSNEWECSVCLVRNKVEASKCVACESAKPGPTIALPATSNIAVATPSMITDGFGDRFKKSTTAWECDACMLSNKAEASKCIACETPRKTSTSIANSLPSMNNNLSAGSGFDMSFMKKANMWECQTCLVMNKSSDVECIACQTPNSRASSNNNESAPSSSMSSFPLFSGTLSRSSSRSSSGSASTFGSVGSGSIVSISSTSESSKTLSTSKVPPKPDTGFQQLVAAQKSSTWECEACLAKNDMSRKTCICCEQMMPEALNPAAATANSAASSVPKFRFGFSHVKEVVKPSVETTTTPAPTSAQFSFGFGQSNQGKDVADSKKTEAPKTFSFGVSKVEEPKTVTFGTDIKETTATSSSEATAPAAAAAPLQFVFKAPTTATTAASSITTTISTTSNAPALGGFRFGAPSSSSAVSSSTASTSANPAAVKPMFSFSGAGSAVSSTSSSQQPVAKAPTMGFGVSSSTVTTTTTSTKVFAFTPASAPAPSAATSTPAPAAGLTFGSQSKPATTQNTGTFFFGQPTAAAPATPTNSSVSSIFGAPATSTTANTSVSATTSTANAIASSFATTSTPQLFGNWGENKTDMTTSSATKPFTFGAPSVSGTTTTPSFGWSSNGDAAKSNSVAVGSAAVPSSSASKMATPIFGSSSMFGPSSSSNNTTSTTSLPFGSAATTAATTPAAGGNGPLTGIFGNVGNSLVGVGAPVATTPAPTAAAPLANFFGNPTPVAAAAPVFGSGSTITSAGFGAPAAAAPLAGTALPGAFNFGGATAATPAASSAPYKFGSSTNEPLAKPAFNFTGSAASSTAPAPAFNFTANTAATNLTGGDSHPRIFQFGSSQPAANNQFGGMGSATNNSAGGMPMFNFAPGPPQMQSTPNANAPYQFGATSAAPANIFAFNPPAAGNSAQSSQMARRKIRAPARRLPPR, encoded by the exons ATGGAGGATGCACAGGAGCAAAGGGAATCCTCGCAAGCcgaattggccaaaaagcatCCGCTGACGCCGCTCAAGGAACTGCCTGAAgaaagcgaggaggaggaggaggaggatgaatCCTCGGCGGGAGCCCAACGGGAGACTGACAGCAACAAC tccATCATGGGCAAGATGAAGAAGCGCGTGTCCAGCATTCTGCCTGCCTCCTTGAGCGGTTGGTTTTCGCCGTCGTCCAAAGATGGGAACGATGCCTTATCCTCCCCAGCTAATCTCCGCCAGTCACAGCCACGCCAGTCCAATGGACGCTCTACTACCAAGCGGAAACGTGGACGCCGTCGGATAATGCTAGCCGAAGCGGATGCCGATGCAGCCGACGATCTTGATGACGGCTCCGATGCCAAGGGCCTGAACTACGAGGAGGTGGCCCTGGCCGACAATATAGCCGAGCACGACCTAGCCGCCGAGGATGAGCAGACGCGTCGGAGCGAGTACAATGTGTTCCTGCTGCGCAAGCGAGCCGGGgctgttgcagctgccggCGGTGATGAGGATGAGGCCGAGGAGGATGAACTGgaagaggacgacgaggaAGGCGATGAGGAGGATGACGATGAAGAGCAGGAGAATCTCCAACAATCCGCCCGCGTGCAGACCAAGCGTCGACGCCTGGAG CTGGAGACCCCCGTCAATTTGCCCAACATGCGTCGTCTGCCCCTATTGTCATCCACGCCTGCTGCTCCGCTCGCGGCTgccaccagctcctccagctcctccacctcGCAGATGTACAAGAGCGTCAGCCAGTTGGCTCCACATCGGCGCAACCACCTCAATTTGTATGGTAATCAACGGCAGCGCGAACCCGCGTACAACTTTTTTACGGGCAACGAAGCCGCCGAGGGAAGCACTGGGGATCTGCCACACAG cATCCGCCGTTCACTGAACATACCTTTCGGAGGAAGCAGCACCTCTAgcagctacaacaacagcCTATCCAGCCTTCCTAACCACAAGCGACCACCGCTCATAGGCAAGCGAACCCATCGACGCGATCTTACCATGGATGAGACGGGGACTGGCCCGGACATGAGTTCGGAAGAACACCTCAATCATTTGCTGGGAATAAGCAggaccaacaacaacactagcaacaataataataataataacaacaatgtcATTAAGACAAAAACAAGACGAAGTGAACTGTCTGCAGCCGCAGGAGGTGGCGGCGATTCTCAGTCCGAGAGCGATTTGAACGAATGCCACGACAATGGCGAAGGGCACGAAGGACTGCGCCGGTCGCattacaacagcaacagcaatttaGAATTTTACGGAAATCTGCAGAGCTCGAAGTCAATATTTAACAGGAGCAACGCCGCCGCACAGCAATCGCATCGGAATTCTACGTGGTCGCTGAACTCCCTGACCCAACGACGTCGCTTCAATGCGTCCATATACGGCAGTACGTCGGCACTGAGCGACAGTCGTTTGCTGAGTGGCAGTGCCTCTAATTCAGGCTCTGCATCTGCCTCTAGCTCGCCCTTTTACCAGGGACGCACCACCTTTGGCGGCTATTCCGGTAACAATCGCCTCTTCAGTCGCACCAATCTGAGCTCATCCGCCGCATCCTCAATAATGGGACTCAATTCTGCCGGCAGCTCACCGGCGCATCCGCTGCATGCTTCCATGTCTGGTGGTATTGGATACGGTATAAAAGCGGTAGACATGCGACCTTCCGACTCCGGCAATCTTGCGGCGACATCTGTGGGCCAAGGTGGCAGTAAGAAACCCAGTACCGGGCTGTCGAACACCACGATGCGCATCCTCAACCTGCTGGAAAGCTACTCCACGCCATTGATCGATGCCAAGCGCATGGGCAGCAGCATCAAGGAGCATCAAAGCAGTCGCCAGCAGCGCCTGGGTACGTCAGCCACCCCGTATCTACGTTCCACAAGTGCCAGCAGCAATGCTCCGGTGCCCAATCACATCAACGAGTTGGCGGAACTGCGCTCCAACAAACTGCTGGTGCCGACGATGCAGCAGCTTCTGGAACGCCGTCGCCTGCACCGCGTTACACAGAACTCTCGAGATGTGGTTCACAGCCGGAACGTTCGTGCTGGTGGGGAAAACAACGAGGAGAAGCCCAAGCAAGCTGCCCCATATGTTGCTCCGATAGACCAGTCGTCTAACCATACTCACCACACAAACAAGATGCGTTCGCGTCTTTCGCACCAGACGCGCAACAAGGAGCCACGCGCGGCGGAAGAGGAAGCACCCCCGCCGCTGGAGTTGCCACAGATCAGCTTTCCGGAAATGGCAAGCGCGCCAAAGTTTGATTTGATAATCAAACCCACGGTGCCAGTGGTATCAAAGCCATCTACCACCGACCCAATCCCAAGTAGCAATGCCTCCAACTCCAAGCAGATGCCAAACTTCCTGGCTAATCCCCAGCCTGCGGCACCAATTGTTAACTTCGCTGCCAATGGAAACGTTCCTGCAATCAGTGAACCAACTAGACGCACATTCACTTTCTCGGAACCCATACCTTTGTCGAACTTCAGGGAGAACTGCATCCTCAAGACGAAGATCAATCGCAATTTCACCTTCCCGTCACCGGCATCACTAGATGATTTGCGTACAACGAATGAGCAGTCGCAGCCAACCATAAACGGAACACCGTCATCCAAGGAGTGGGAGTGTGATACGTGTATGGTGCGGAACAAGCCCGAGGTCAACAAGTGTGTGGCCTGTGAGACGGCCAAGCCGGTAGCATCTGCGGCTACTGCCCAAGCACCATCAGCACCACCTACGGCAGCTATTGAGACACAAAGTTTCGGTGGTTTTGGGGATCGCTTCAAGAAATCAACGACTGACTGGGAGTGCGATGCCTGCATGCTGTCCAATAAGGCTGAAGCCAGCAAATGCATTGCCTGCGAGACTCCAAGGAAAACTGTTGCACCAAAGGTCAACAACTTCTCACCGTTGATTACAAATGCGAAAAGCAACGAGTGGGAGTGCTCCGTGTGTCTGGTGCGCAACAAAGTCGAGGCTAGCAAGTGTGTGGCCTGTGAGTCGGCCAAACCAGGCCCAACTATCGCTCTCCCTGCAACATCTAATATAGCTGTTGCGACTCCCTCTATGATTACGGACGGCTTTGGGGATCGCTTCAAGAAATCAACGACTGCCTGGGAGTGCGATGCCTGCATGCTGTCCAATAAGGCTGAAGCCAGCAAATGCATTGCTTGCGAAACTCCGCGAAAAACTTCGACTTCAATAGCGAACAGCCTCCCGTCGATGAACAATAATTTGTCAGCCGGATCCGGTTTTGATATGTCCTTCATGAAAAAGGCAAACATGTGGGAGTGCCAGACGTGCCTGGTGATGAACAAATCGAGTGATGTGGAATGCATTGCCTGTCAAACGCCAAACTCAAGGGCgagtagcaacaacaacgagtcCGCACCAAGTTCATCCATGAGCTCTTTCCCCTTGTTCTCCGGGACTTTATCCAGATCCTCATCTAGATCATCCTCTGGGTCAGCCTCAACCTTTGGGTCAGTTGGTTCGGGATCTATCGTCAGCATTAGCTCCACGAGCGAAAGCTCCAAAACATTATCAACAAGTAAGGTGCCCCCCAAGCCGGATACGGGATTTCAGCAGCTGGTGGCAGCCCAAAAATCATCAACTTGGGAATGCGAAGCATGCCTGGCAAAGAATGATATGTCGCGGAAGACTTGTATCTGCTGTGAGCAGATGATGCCGGAAGCATTGAACCCTGCCGCAGCAACGGCCAACTCCGCAGCCAGTTCGGTACCCAAATTTCGTTTTGGATTTTCTCATGTAAAGGAGGTTGTCAAGCCATCTGTGGAAACGACGACCACTCCAGCACCAACTTCCGCTCAATTTAGCTTCGGTTTTGGTCAAAGCAATCAGGGTAAGGATGTGGCGGACAGCAAGAAGACGGAGGCCCCGAAGACCTTTTCGTTTGGCGTGAGCAAAGTGGAAGAGCCCAAGACGGTGACTTTTGGGACAGACATCAAGGAAACGACTGCCACATCCAGCTCAGAAGCAacagctccagctgcagctgcagcaccacTCCAGTTTGTATTCAAGGCACCGACTACCGCAACCACGGCTGCCAGCTCAATCACCACCACAatcagcaccaccagcaacgCTCCTGCTTTGGGTGGCTTCAGATTTGGCGCTCCATCATCGTCCTCTGCAGTTTCCAGTTCGACGGCCAGCACCAGTGCGAATCCCGCGGCTGTCAAGCCCATGTTCAGCTTTTCCGGAGCTGGCAGTGCCGTGAGCAGCACCAGtagcagccagcagccagtGGCCAAGGCGCCAACCATGGGTTTTGGTGTTTCCTCCAGCACCGTAACAACGACGACAACCTCAACGAAAGTCTTTGCTTTCACACCGGCATCTGCTCCAGCTCCGTCAGCAGCCACCTCGACACCAGCTCCAGCTGCCGGCTTAACCTTTGGAAGTCAGTCAAAGCCAGCGACCACACAGAACACTGGAACCTTCTTCTTTGGCCAGCCAACAGCGGCTGCGCCAGCAACGCCAACCAACTCTAGCGTGAGCTCCATCTTCGGGGCACCAGCAACAAGCACCACTGCAAACACCAGCGTGAgtgccaccaccagcaccgccAACGCCATTGCATCCAGCTTTGCGACCACCTCGACCCCTCAGCTCTTTGGCAATTGGGGTGAAAATAAAACGGACATGACCACCAGCAGCGCGACCAAGCCATTCACCTTTGGTGCTCCTTCCGTTTCGGGAACGACTACAACGCCCAGCTTCGGCTGGTCGAGCAATGGAGATGCGGCAAAGAGCAACAGCGTTGCGGTCGGCAGTGCGGCGGTTCCTTCGTCTTCGGCCTCCAAGATGGCGACTCCGATATTTGGAAGCAGCTCCATGTTTGGACCATCCAGTAGCAGTAACAACACAACCAGCACCACTAGTCTACCATTCGGATCAGCGGCGACCACTGCCGCAACCACGCCGGCGGCGGGCGGCAATGGACCGCTTACTGGGATATTCGGCAATGTGGGCAACTCTCTAGTGGGAGTAGGAGCTCCTGTAGCCACAACACCAGCGCCAACAGCCGCTGCTCCATTGGCCAACTTTTTTGGCAACCCCACGCCAGTTGCTGCGGCCGCGCCTGTCTTCGGCAGCGGGAGCACCATCACAAGCGCAGGATTTGGAGcacctgctgcagctgctccattGGCGGGCACAGCGTTACCAGGAGCATTTAACTTTGGCGGAGCCACTGCAGCCACGCCAGCT GCCTCAAGTGCTCCATACAAATTCGGAAGCAGCACCAATGAGCCGCTGGCCAAACCAGCGTTCAACTTCACCGGCTCGGCGGCGAGCTCGACTGCTCCTGCGCCAGCCTTCAATTTCACGGCCAATACGGCGGCCACTAATCTCACCGGTGGCGAT TCGCATCCGCGCATCTTCCAATTCGGTAGTTCGCAACCGGCGGCCAATAACCAGTTCGGTGGTATGGGCAGTGCCACCAACAACTCCGCCGGCGGTATGCCCATGTTCAATTTTGCGCCCGGGCCGCCGCAGATGCAG TCCACACCGAATGCCAATGCACCGTACCAATTTGGCGCGACCTCCGCAGCGCCAGCCAATATATTTGC